From one Sparus aurata chromosome 16, fSpaAur1.1, whole genome shotgun sequence genomic stretch:
- the LOC115565912 gene encoding CAP-Gly domain-containing linker protein 4 isoform X1, producing MENNKKEDQGEDDSPEGEMTKEDVSERIEGETVLGWASSHQRPVIHQVASAPMPSDCEFSFFDPSEPQCREVLLDPSTTIPELFAVLRQWVPQVQKNIDHIGNEILKRGCGVNDRDGLTDMSLLHYCCKAGAPGIGDAETAASFARQLLALGADPNLRSRWTNMRALHYAAYFDVPQLIRVVLQASQPGAVDATCSDFDFGTALHIAASNLCTSAVKCLLELGANPAFRNEKGQCPADVVPDPLDMPLEMADAAAVAKELRILLRQALPRPSSPLPLTLQTLSPPALSDKARIQLATMGIRLGDCVVIAGQKVGTLRFCGSTEFSGGLWAGVELDKPEGKNDGSVAGVQYFTCRMKHGIFAPLSKISKPLERHKTSTIKTSTPIRPPRRIDLSCITSKINTGVLSRSLSSSSSSLDSRQGPGARPRPLPRQRLSARPRRQRPSLSPRTTPSPALRSSPDTTALSTSGVRSRTPSASSSVCGGPEVRLGERVLVVGQRTGVVQFYGKTSFAPGLWLGIKLDKPSGKNDGSVGGVRYFSCPPKHGVFAPPSRVQRIHGSVDCLSELSSSRLSHPLNGTIRRSFSTTSSIATPKETSRRSPVTRSRSNPHRRRWSTLSGSMGVPGSAAGSGPLPSSDGQVSLHVGMQVLLSSANEMAFIRYLGTADFAPGLWLGLELRSAKGKNDGSVGGRRYFACRPGHGVLVRPSRVTYRGINGSRLVNEMS from the exons ATGGAGAACAACAAGAAAGAGGATCAAGGAGAAGATGACA GCCCTGAGGGGGAGATGACAAAGGAGGATGTTTCAGAGCGGATCGAGGGAGAAACTGTGCTGGGCTGGGCCTCCTCCCATCAGCGGCCGGTTATCCACCAGGTGGCCTCTGCACCCATGCCCAGTGACTGTG AGTTCTCCTTCTTTGACCCCAGTGAGCCGCAGTGCAGGGAAGTTCTTCTTGATCCCAGCACCACTATACCAGAGCTGTTTGCTGTCCTCAGGCAGTGGGTGCCCCAGGTTCAGAAGAACATCGACCATATCGGCAATGAG ATCCTTAAGAGAGGCTGCGGCGTGAATGATCGAGATGGTCTGACAGATATGAGCCTCCTGCACTACTGCTGCAAGGCCGGAGCCCCGGGCATTG GTGATGCAGAGACGGCTGCCAGCTTTGCTCGTCAGCTCCTTGCCCTGGGTGCTGATCCCAACCTTCGCTCACGCTGGACTAACATGAGAGCCCTGCACTACGCTGCATACTTTGATGTGCCGCAGCTTATCCGGGTGGTGTTGCAGGCATCCCAGCCTGGAG CGGTGGATGCCACCTGCAGTGACTTTGACTTTGGCACCGCCCTACACATCGCTGCGTCCAACCTGTGCACATCTGCTGTCAAATGTCTCTTGGAGCTGGGAGCCAACCCTGCTTTCAGA AATGAAAAAGGGCAGTGCCCTGCAGACGTGGTGCCTGATCCCCTCGACATGCCTTTGGAGATGGCAGATGCTGCCGCCGTGGCAAAAGAGCTCCGCATTTTGCTGAGACAGGCTTTACCCAGACCCAGCTCCCCTCTGCCCCTCACACTGCAAACCCTGtcccctcctgctctctccGATAAGGCCCGGATACAGCTGGCCACCATGGGAATCCGGCTAGGTGACTGCGTGGTGATTGCTGGACAGAAG GTTGGAACCCTGCGGTTCTGCGGAAGCACGGAGTTCTCTGGAGGCCTCTGGGCCGGGGTGGAGCTGGATAAACCAGAGGGGAAGAATGATGGCTCAGTTGCAGGAGTTCAATATTTCACATGTCGAATGAAACATG gaATCTTTGCTCCCCTTTCTAAGATAAGTAAACCTTTGGAAAGACATAAAACCAGCACCATAAAGACATCTACACCCATACGCCCCCCTCGTCGTATTGACCTGTCCTGCATCACCTCCAAGATAAACACAG GCGTTCTCTCCCGCTCTCTTTCCTCTTCGTCCTCTTCACTGGACTCTCGGCAAGGGCCAGGTGCTCGACCTCGCCCACTGCCAAGGCAACGTCTATCTGCCAGGCCACGAAGACAACGTCCCTCCCTGAGCCCCAGGACCACGCCCTCACCAGCCCTCCGCTCTTCTCCTGATACCACTGCACTTAGCACTTCAG GTGTTCGAAGCCGGACCCCCTCAGCTAGTAGCTCTGTGTGTGGTGGCCCAGAGGTGCGCCTAGGGGAGAGGGTGCTGGTGGTAGGCCAGAGAACTGGTGTAGTCCAATTCTATGGAAAAACCAGCTTTGCTCCAG GGCTCTGGTTGGGCATTAAACTCGACAAGCCAAGTGGAAAGAATGATGGATCAGTGGGAGGAGTGAGGTACTTCAGCTGCCCACCAAAACATGGCGTCTTTGCTCCTCCGTCTCGTGTTCAAAG GATCCATGGGTCTGTCGATTGCCTTTCAGAGTTGTCTTCCTCACGCCTCAGTCATCCTTTGAATG GGACAATCCGTCGAAGTTTCAGCACCACGTCGTCCATTGCCACCCCGAAAGAGACGAGCAGAAGAAGTCCTGTTACCAG aagtcGTTCCAACCCTCACCGTCGGCGCTGGAGCACCCTCAGCGGTAGTATGGGTGTCCCAGGGAGCGCAGCAGGGTCCGGCCCCTTGCCCAGCTCTGACGGACAGGTCTCCCTCCATGTTGGCATGCAGGTTCTGCTCAGCAGTGCCAACGAGATGGCGTTCATCCGTTACCTGGGCACAGCAGACTTTGCCCCAGGCCTTTGGCTGGGTCTGGAACTCCGAAGCGCCAAGGGCAAGAACGATGGCTCGGTGGGCGGCCGCCGTTACTTCGCCTGTCGACCCGGCCATGGTGTGCTGGTCCGTCCCAGCCGTGTCACCTACCGTGGCATCAATGGTTCTCGCCTTGTGAATGAAATGAGCTGA
- the LOC115565912 gene encoding CAP-Gly domain-containing linker protein 4 isoform X2 — protein sequence MTKEDVSERIEGETVLGWASSHQRPVIHQVASAPMPSDCEFSFFDPSEPQCREVLLDPSTTIPELFAVLRQWVPQVQKNIDHIGNEILKRGCGVNDRDGLTDMSLLHYCCKAGAPGIGDAETAASFARQLLALGADPNLRSRWTNMRALHYAAYFDVPQLIRVVLQASQPGAVDATCSDFDFGTALHIAASNLCTSAVKCLLELGANPAFRNEKGQCPADVVPDPLDMPLEMADAAAVAKELRILLRQALPRPSSPLPLTLQTLSPPALSDKARIQLATMGIRLGDCVVIAGQKVGTLRFCGSTEFSGGLWAGVELDKPEGKNDGSVAGVQYFTCRMKHGIFAPLSKISKPLERHKTSTIKTSTPIRPPRRIDLSCITSKINTGVLSRSLSSSSSSLDSRQGPGARPRPLPRQRLSARPRRQRPSLSPRTTPSPALRSSPDTTALSTSGVRSRTPSASSSVCGGPEVRLGERVLVVGQRTGVVQFYGKTSFAPGLWLGIKLDKPSGKNDGSVGGVRYFSCPPKHGVFAPPSRVQRIHGSVDCLSELSSSRLSHPLNGTIRRSFSTTSSIATPKETSRRSPVTRSRSNPHRRRWSTLSGSMGVPGSAAGSGPLPSSDGQVSLHVGMQVLLSSANEMAFIRYLGTADFAPGLWLGLELRSAKGKNDGSVGGRRYFACRPGHGVLVRPSRVTYRGINGSRLVNEMS from the exons ATGACAAAGGAGGATGTTTCAGAGCGGATCGAGGGAGAAACTGTGCTGGGCTGGGCCTCCTCCCATCAGCGGCCGGTTATCCACCAGGTGGCCTCTGCACCCATGCCCAGTGACTGTG AGTTCTCCTTCTTTGACCCCAGTGAGCCGCAGTGCAGGGAAGTTCTTCTTGATCCCAGCACCACTATACCAGAGCTGTTTGCTGTCCTCAGGCAGTGGGTGCCCCAGGTTCAGAAGAACATCGACCATATCGGCAATGAG ATCCTTAAGAGAGGCTGCGGCGTGAATGATCGAGATGGTCTGACAGATATGAGCCTCCTGCACTACTGCTGCAAGGCCGGAGCCCCGGGCATTG GTGATGCAGAGACGGCTGCCAGCTTTGCTCGTCAGCTCCTTGCCCTGGGTGCTGATCCCAACCTTCGCTCACGCTGGACTAACATGAGAGCCCTGCACTACGCTGCATACTTTGATGTGCCGCAGCTTATCCGGGTGGTGTTGCAGGCATCCCAGCCTGGAG CGGTGGATGCCACCTGCAGTGACTTTGACTTTGGCACCGCCCTACACATCGCTGCGTCCAACCTGTGCACATCTGCTGTCAAATGTCTCTTGGAGCTGGGAGCCAACCCTGCTTTCAGA AATGAAAAAGGGCAGTGCCCTGCAGACGTGGTGCCTGATCCCCTCGACATGCCTTTGGAGATGGCAGATGCTGCCGCCGTGGCAAAAGAGCTCCGCATTTTGCTGAGACAGGCTTTACCCAGACCCAGCTCCCCTCTGCCCCTCACACTGCAAACCCTGtcccctcctgctctctccGATAAGGCCCGGATACAGCTGGCCACCATGGGAATCCGGCTAGGTGACTGCGTGGTGATTGCTGGACAGAAG GTTGGAACCCTGCGGTTCTGCGGAAGCACGGAGTTCTCTGGAGGCCTCTGGGCCGGGGTGGAGCTGGATAAACCAGAGGGGAAGAATGATGGCTCAGTTGCAGGAGTTCAATATTTCACATGTCGAATGAAACATG gaATCTTTGCTCCCCTTTCTAAGATAAGTAAACCTTTGGAAAGACATAAAACCAGCACCATAAAGACATCTACACCCATACGCCCCCCTCGTCGTATTGACCTGTCCTGCATCACCTCCAAGATAAACACAG GCGTTCTCTCCCGCTCTCTTTCCTCTTCGTCCTCTTCACTGGACTCTCGGCAAGGGCCAGGTGCTCGACCTCGCCCACTGCCAAGGCAACGTCTATCTGCCAGGCCACGAAGACAACGTCCCTCCCTGAGCCCCAGGACCACGCCCTCACCAGCCCTCCGCTCTTCTCCTGATACCACTGCACTTAGCACTTCAG GTGTTCGAAGCCGGACCCCCTCAGCTAGTAGCTCTGTGTGTGGTGGCCCAGAGGTGCGCCTAGGGGAGAGGGTGCTGGTGGTAGGCCAGAGAACTGGTGTAGTCCAATTCTATGGAAAAACCAGCTTTGCTCCAG GGCTCTGGTTGGGCATTAAACTCGACAAGCCAAGTGGAAAGAATGATGGATCAGTGGGAGGAGTGAGGTACTTCAGCTGCCCACCAAAACATGGCGTCTTTGCTCCTCCGTCTCGTGTTCAAAG GATCCATGGGTCTGTCGATTGCCTTTCAGAGTTGTCTTCCTCACGCCTCAGTCATCCTTTGAATG GGACAATCCGTCGAAGTTTCAGCACCACGTCGTCCATTGCCACCCCGAAAGAGACGAGCAGAAGAAGTCCTGTTACCAG aagtcGTTCCAACCCTCACCGTCGGCGCTGGAGCACCCTCAGCGGTAGTATGGGTGTCCCAGGGAGCGCAGCAGGGTCCGGCCCCTTGCCCAGCTCTGACGGACAGGTCTCCCTCCATGTTGGCATGCAGGTTCTGCTCAGCAGTGCCAACGAGATGGCGTTCATCCGTTACCTGGGCACAGCAGACTTTGCCCCAGGCCTTTGGCTGGGTCTGGAACTCCGAAGCGCCAAGGGCAAGAACGATGGCTCGGTGGGCGGCCGCCGTTACTTCGCCTGTCGACCCGGCCATGGTGTGCTGGTCCGTCCCAGCCGTGTCACCTACCGTGGCATCAATGGTTCTCGCCTTGTGAATGAAATGAGCTGA